GCGTTAAGCTTGCTGTTGCTGATGTGAGATTGGCGGGAGGTTGGCGGAAAGGTGACGCATGGGTGATACGAGGTGAGCTGGGTGTTGAAAAAGGACATTGTCGACAGTCCGGTCAAATACTACGACATGAATCTGACAAAAGCCGGCCTGGTGCTGGAAGGCGGAGGGCTGCGCGGGGTGTTTACGTCCGGGGTGCTGCGGCGGTTTATGGACGAGGGGCTGTGGTTCGCCTCGGTGTACGGGGTGTCCATGGGCGCGTGCAACGGGGCCAATTATGTGGCCCTCCAGCCGGAGCGCAACCGGATGGTGAACATCGGTTTCGTGCGGGACCGACGCTATCTGAGCTGGATGCGGCTGCTGCGCGGCGGGGAGTTGTTCGGCATGGAGTTCATTTTTCAGGTTATCCCGCGGCGGATTATTCCCTTTGACTACGCGGCGTTCCGGGACAGTCCGGTGAAATTCCGGGTCGTCCTGACCGACTGCGAGCGGGGCGAGGCGGTCTGGCTGGAAAAGGGCGAGTTCGCCCGGAACGACGATTCCGTGGACGACGTGTTCCGGGCCACGGCCAGCCTGCCGGTGATCTCGACCCCGGTGCGCTTTCAGGAGCGCATGGTCATGGACGGCGGCATCGCTGACCCGATCCCTGTCCGCGCCTGCGTGCAGCAGGGCGACGCCAAGCGCGTGATCGTGCTCACCCAGCCGGACGGGTACGTCAAGAAGCCGAGCAAAAGCGGATGGGCCTGCAGATGGCGGCATCCCGAGCTGACGGGCATGCACCGGCTTTTGGCCCGCCGCCATGAGGTCTACAACCAGACTTTGGCCGAGATCCGGGACATGGAGGCTCGGGGCGCGGCCTTTGTCATCCGCCCGGAAACAACCATGGACGTTGGTCGGGTTTGTCGGGACCCCAAGAAGCTCTACGGTCTCTACGACCACGGCTACTTTGCGGCCCAGGGCAGCATGGACGCCTTGCGGGCGTATCTGGCGGGCTGAGGAAGGGCCGACCCTCACGTTTCTTTCCACTCATCAGCCCAAAGGATGAATGCAATTGCTGCATATCTACATTGATGCCGACTCATGTCCGGTCAAGCAGGAAGTTTATCGCGTCGCGAGCCGGTACCGGCTTGACGTGACGCTGGTGGCCAATTCGCGGATGCACGTACCCAGTGACCAGCGGGTAGCGCTCATGGTGGTGAAGGGCGGTTTTGACGCGGCTGATGATTGGATTGTCGAGCACGTCGACACCCACGACATCGTCGTTACCGCCGACATTCTGCTGGCCGACCGTTGCCTGAAAAAGGGCGCGCTCGTCGTCGGCCCAACCGGAAAACCCTTTACCGCCGAAAGCATCGGCTCAGCCGTCGCAGTCCGGGGCCTGATGGCGGAACTTCGCAGCTCAGGGGAGATGACCGGAGGGCCTGCGCCGCTCAAAAAGCAGGATCGCTCCCGTTTCCTGCATCAACTCGATGAGATGATCCAATCGATCCACCGCGCGCACCCGTTGCCGAACGGGTGACATTTCTGTTCGGCCAGTCAGCGCATCCAGAAAAAACGATTCAAGGCCGTTGGGGTAGGCAAAACGTAAAGCTAAAACAACACTTCCGAAGAGATGAACCTAGCGAGCTGAGAGAGATTTTCGACTACCTTCCTTTTATTATTAATATTTATTTCAAAATTGACGGTGCAACCGCTAAATCAAGCTGAGTGTTGAAAAAGTCCTTATCCGGCAGTCCGTTCAAAAATCCCAAGTGCAAGGAGCAAAAAAAGCTATCCGGACACGTCCTGTGTCCGGCCTCTGCGGGCTGTGGCTGCGCTACATTTTTGATTTGCCGTCCTGGCAATCGAATCAAGATCGAAGCGTAGTAATTCATATGTGAGAGTTTGAACTTTTTGCGGTGACGCAGAAATTGGGAGTTTTTCAACGGACTGCTAGGTGCTCCACTCTTTGCGCACTCGGGAAATATCCCAGCCTTTTGGGATTTCCTCCTGCTAGTAATGAGCGATTTCCCTACAGACATGGCTCAGGAATCCAGTACATATTTTCCATCCGGAAACTCTTTTGTTTCCGGATGAAAACTACATAAATGTGACCATGCATCGTATGTGTTGAGTAGCTACGATTGGTTTTTTTAAAGCAGAATGGAAAGATATTTTTCGATACGCGTCACTCTGATCGCTCCTGTTCGCAGCCTGCTGCATTTCCAGCAATATGTTGCGGCATGACGCGATCTCGATCAGAAATCCGAGGAAGGTTTTCCGTTTCTC
Above is a genomic segment from Desulfonatronum sp. SC1 containing:
- a CDS encoding patatin family protein, with the translated sequence MLKKDIVDSPVKYYDMNLTKAGLVLEGGGLRGVFTSGVLRRFMDEGLWFASVYGVSMGACNGANYVALQPERNRMVNIGFVRDRRYLSWMRLLRGGELFGMEFIFQVIPRRIIPFDYAAFRDSPVKFRVVLTDCERGEAVWLEKGEFARNDDSVDDVFRATASLPVISTPVRFQERMVMDGGIADPIPVRACVQQGDAKRVIVLTQPDGYVKKPSKSGWACRWRHPELTGMHRLLARRHEVYNQTLAEIRDMEARGAAFVIRPETTMDVGRVCRDPKKLYGLYDHGYFAAQGSMDALRAYLAG
- a CDS encoding YaiI/YqxD family protein — protein: MQLLHIYIDADSCPVKQEVYRVASRYRLDVTLVANSRMHVPSDQRVALMVVKGGFDAADDWIVEHVDTHDIVVTADILLADRCLKKGALVVGPTGKPFTAESIGSAVAVRGLMAELRSSGEMTGGPAPLKKQDRSRFLHQLDEMIQSIHRAHPLPNG